The following coding sequences lie in one Thalassoglobus polymorphus genomic window:
- a CDS encoding carboxypeptidase M32 yields the protein MSDQAKAYTKLVEHLKGLGLLRSCASVLGWDEQTNLPPKGAEHRANQLALLAGLSHDRATDPVIGELLDQLADPNSVGGDQTAAYANVRNAKRAYDRSVKLPKKLVEELSRTTTLSQHAWVEARQKKDFTLFHPWLEKIVTLKREEADALGSETGVKYDALIEDYEPGATAAQIQSVFAPLREALVELVSAIKESDKKPDISILERKYPVETQKAFSIEAATAIGFDFQAGRLDVAAHPFCSGFGPGDCRLTTRYDEHHFPGAFFGTLHEAGHGIYEQGLNDNDFGLATGEACSLGIHESQSRMWENLVGRSRAFWDHFYGKAQQAFPDAIGDVHIDDFYSAVNDVRPSWIRVEADEVTYNLHIMLRFQLEQALLCGDLNAADVPAVWNETFTEFFGMTPSDDSIGCLQDVHWSAGLIGYFPTYSLGNMYASQFFEKAQDDLGDLNAMFAKGEFMPLKEWLNNNIHIHGRRYDAPQLVEVVTGKPLTAEPLLKHLRGKFGAVYGL from the coding sequence ATGAGCGATCAAGCCAAAGCGTACACGAAACTTGTCGAACACTTAAAGGGCCTCGGGCTTCTTCGCTCATGTGCGAGCGTTCTGGGGTGGGATGAACAGACAAATCTTCCCCCCAAAGGAGCTGAACATCGAGCGAATCAGCTGGCGCTCTTGGCTGGCCTGTCTCATGACCGTGCGACCGATCCCGTCATCGGTGAACTTTTAGATCAACTCGCAGATCCAAACAGTGTCGGCGGAGACCAAACCGCGGCCTACGCAAATGTTCGCAATGCGAAACGAGCATATGATCGCTCGGTCAAGCTTCCCAAAAAACTGGTTGAAGAACTCTCTCGGACCACAACGCTCTCTCAGCACGCCTGGGTTGAAGCCCGCCAGAAAAAAGATTTCACTCTCTTTCATCCCTGGCTCGAGAAGATTGTCACTCTAAAACGAGAAGAAGCAGACGCACTTGGTAGCGAAACCGGCGTCAAGTACGACGCGCTGATCGAAGACTATGAACCGGGCGCAACTGCGGCACAAATTCAGTCGGTGTTTGCTCCACTTCGCGAAGCTCTTGTGGAACTCGTCTCTGCAATCAAAGAGTCGGACAAGAAGCCAGACATTTCGATTCTGGAACGTAAGTATCCCGTAGAGACACAAAAAGCGTTTTCGATTGAAGCCGCCACCGCTATCGGGTTTGACTTTCAAGCAGGTCGACTCGATGTCGCTGCACACCCATTCTGTTCAGGATTCGGTCCCGGAGATTGCCGACTGACGACGCGCTATGATGAGCATCATTTCCCCGGCGCTTTCTTCGGGACATTACACGAAGCGGGGCACGGAATCTATGAGCAAGGTTTGAATGATAACGATTTTGGGCTGGCGACCGGTGAAGCCTGCTCTCTCGGAATCCATGAATCTCAATCAAGAATGTGGGAGAATCTCGTCGGTCGCAGCCGAGCATTCTGGGACCACTTCTATGGCAAAGCTCAGCAGGCGTTTCCCGATGCGATCGGAGATGTTCACATCGACGATTTCTATTCGGCGGTCAACGATGTTCGTCCCAGCTGGATTCGCGTTGAAGCAGACGAAGTGACTTACAATCTGCATATCATGTTGCGTTTCCAACTCGAACAGGCACTACTTTGCGGTGACCTCAATGCAGCCGATGTTCCGGCCGTCTGGAATGAAACCTTCACCGAGTTCTTCGGGATGACACCTTCAGATGATTCCATTGGCTGTCTGCAGGACGTCCATTGGAGTGCTGGATTGATCGGTTACTTCCCAACCTATTCATTGGGGAACATGTATGCCTCTCAATTCTTCGAAAAAGCTCAAGACGACTTGGGCGACTTGAACGCCATGTTTGCAAAAGGGGAATTCATGCCGCTCAAAGAATGGTTGAACAATAACATTCACATTCATGGTCGACGTTACGATGCTCCACAACTTGTCGAAGTCGTGACCGGCAAACCGCTCACTGCGGAACCGCTCTTGAAACACCTTCGCGGAAAATTTGGAGCCGTTTACGGTCTCTAA